The following are encoded together in the Streptomyces rapamycinicus NRRL 5491 genome:
- a CDS encoding beta-ketoacyl synthase N-terminal-like domain-containing protein — protein sequence MDDVLVTGLGALSPLGAGVDAFWRGMHKADTAPTRVPDPLAHMNHPLMYLVPEADLPDGPEEQDGLPLGRGSRFALAAAREAVADAGLAALPGPGERPEAEGLDPRRVAVALSTGMGDTDLHEGWWTGEAPASGRWAPPFPPASVVGGWFGAQGVNTCVSNACAASGYALSVGADLIRSGEADVVIAGGAEAYSRVALACFNRLGAIDPERCRPFAVERRGTVFGEGAAVLVLESATHARARGARTVYGRLAGAGWSCDAYHATAPEPSGEQIERAMREALREAGAGTGSGAGPGGLGFVIPHGTGTERGDVVESRVLDALTPRTPLYSVKALIGHTGGAAGAFAALAAGLVLHHRTLPPNVPVGERDPECAVPLPSGSAPMTGAYGLVNAYAFGGNNISLVFGEAAA from the coding sequence ATGGACGACGTACTGGTCACCGGCCTCGGCGCGCTGTCCCCGCTGGGCGCGGGTGTCGACGCCTTCTGGCGCGGGATGCACAAGGCGGACACCGCGCCGACGCGGGTCCCCGATCCGCTCGCCCACATGAACCATCCGCTGATGTACCTGGTGCCGGAGGCCGACCTTCCGGACGGGCCCGAGGAGCAGGACGGGCTGCCGCTGGGCCGCGGCTCGCGGTTCGCGCTCGCGGCGGCGCGCGAGGCGGTCGCCGACGCGGGGCTGGCCGCGCTGCCGGGGCCGGGCGAGAGGCCGGAGGCCGAGGGGCTCGATCCGCGCCGGGTGGCGGTCGCCCTCAGCACCGGTATGGGCGACACGGATCTGCACGAGGGCTGGTGGACCGGCGAGGCGCCCGCGTCCGGCCGCTGGGCGCCCCCCTTCCCGCCGGCCTCGGTGGTCGGCGGCTGGTTCGGCGCCCAGGGCGTCAACACCTGCGTCAGCAACGCGTGCGCCGCCAGCGGCTACGCGCTCTCGGTGGGCGCCGATCTGATCCGCTCCGGCGAGGCCGACGTGGTCATCGCGGGCGGCGCCGAGGCGTACTCCCGCGTTGCCCTGGCCTGCTTCAACCGGCTGGGCGCCATCGACCCCGAGCGCTGCCGCCCGTTCGCCGTCGAACGGCGGGGGACCGTCTTCGGTGAGGGTGCCGCCGTGCTCGTCCTGGAGTCCGCCACGCACGCCCGCGCGCGCGGCGCGCGCACCGTCTACGGTCGTCTGGCGGGCGCCGGCTGGAGCTGCGACGCCTACCACGCGACCGCTCCCGAGCCCTCAGGAGAGCAGATCGAGCGGGCGATGCGCGAGGCGCTCCGGGAGGCGGGGGCCGGGACCGGGTCCGGGGCCGGGCCGGGCGGGCTGGGGTTCGTGATCCCGCACGGCACCGGCACCGAGCGGGGCGACGTGGTGGAGAGCCGGGTGCTGGACGCGCTGACCCCCCGTACGCCCCTCTACAGCGTCAAGGCGCTCATCGGGCACACCGGCGGCGCGGCGGGCGCGTTCGCCGCGCTGGCCGCCGGCTTGGTGCTGCACCACAGGACGCTGCCGCCGAACGTGCCGGTCGGCGAGCGGGACCCGGAGTGCGCGGTGCCGCTGCCGTCCGGCTCCGCTCCCATGACCGGGGCGTACGGGCTGGTCAACGCCTACGCCTTCGGGGGCAACAACATCTCGCTCGTCTTCGGGGAGGCCGCCGCGTGA